The Pseudomonadota bacterium DNA segment AAGCCCGAACATCCTATAATGTTGAGATAGTCGCTTCAAGTCAGAAGAATTTAGGCTCCTGCCCCGCAACTAATCGCTTCAGGTTCTCCCGGTGTTTATATATTGTCAGGATGGCAATAACAAGAGCACTCAGGACATACGCTTTAGGGTAGCTCAGCAGACAAATGCAGACAGGGATGGTCAGGGCGGCCGCCAGGGAGCCAACCGAAACAATGCGCACGGTCAGCATTATCACCGAGAATAAAATGATTTCAATGGCAATCGCCCAGGGCGTCAGGATAAGGAAAATGCCCAGGGCGGTAGCAATTCCTTTCCCGCCTTTAAACCCGAGGAAAATCGGATAGAGATGACCGAGAAAAGCTGCCAGCCCGGCCAGCCCGGCAATGTATGGTGTTTCCGGAGCCAGCCAAATTCCAGCCAGAGCCGGTGCGGCACCTTTAAGAGCATCCCCGATCAGGGTAACAACTCCTGCTTTTTTGCCGCCTATGCGGCTGATGTTGGTCGCGCCGATATTGCCGCTGCCCTGCAGCCTGGGATCTGGAGTGCCCAGGAATTTGCTGACCAGGATGCCGCAGGGGATTGAGCCGATCAGGTAGGCGGCGATAAGCAGGAAGATAACAACGGTCACAGGTATTTCTCAACAAAAGCATAGGCGTTGTGGTTATGGATGCTTTCCATGTTCTCGGCTTCAACCGTAAACCAGATTATATTCTGATCCTGTAGCAGCTTGCCGGCAATCTCCCGCACCAGATCTTCCACGAACATAGGATGTGCATAGGCCCTTTCTGTCACATATTTCTCGTCAGGTCTCTTAAGTAGTGGAAAAATATCGCAGCTGGCGGTATTCTCAATGAGTTTGATCATGTCTTCAATCCAGACAAATTCCTTGAAGCTGAAGTTTACCGTTACCGTGCTGCGCTGATTGTGAGCTCCCGCGTCACTGATGGCCTTGGAACAGGGGCAGAGGCTGGTAACCGGAACCTTAACCTGAACTCTGAAGTCCAACTCATCCAAGGTGAGGCTGCCGAAAAACTTGCAATGATAAGTCATTTTGCTTTTAGCCCGGCTGACGGGGGCTTCTTTATCAATGAAATAAGGGAATGA contains these protein-coding regions:
- the plsY gene encoding glycerol-3-phosphate 1-O-acyltransferase PlsY, translating into MTVVIFLLIAAYLIGSIPCGILVSKFLGTPDPRLQGSGNIGATNISRIGGKKAGVVTLIGDALKGAAPALAGIWLAPETPYIAGLAGLAAFLGHLYPIFLGFKGGKGIATALGIFLILTPWAIAIEIILFSVIMLTVRIVSVGSLAAALTIPVCICLLSYPKAYVLSALVIAILTIYKHRENLKRLVAGQEPKFF
- the folE2 gene encoding GTP cyclohydrolase FolE2 — translated: MIEDIQQQSDHRQIEINKVGVKGIKYPIQVLDKTFGVQHTIGDFNMYVSLPHHFKGTHMSRFVEILNQYHNKIGINLFPNILKEIKTHLGAESAHLEISFPYFIDKEAPVSRAKSKMTYHCKFFGSLTLDELDFRVQVKVPVTSLCPCSKAISDAGAHNQRSTVTVNFSFKEFVWIEDMIKLIENTASCDIFPLLKRPDEKYVTERAYAHPMFVEDLVREIAGKLLQDQNIIWFTVEAENMESIHNHNAYAFVEKYL